In Deltaproteobacteria bacterium, the sequence CCTCCTTTTTGTAGGGGCTCACGTCGCCCCCTCCAGTGGCAAAGCCACTGGAGCCTCCCCCTCAACGCCGCTTCGCGGCTAGTTATTATTAAATGCTTCTTTTAAACTTGCCACTACATGTTTTGCTTCTTCTTCCGTCATGCTGGGGAAAACCGGCAGGCAGATATGTCTTGCGCAAAGGTCTTCGGCTATTGCAAGAGCCCCAGTTGCGTATTTCTGAAAGACCGGCTGTTTGTGGAGCGGCAATTCATAAACTTCTCCAGTCAAACTCACCCCTGTCTTTTCCTTGAACGCCTTTTTGAATCCTGCGCGATCGGTAAAAGGTTTGTCCGGAGTGAAAATATATTTGTAGTAATTTGTGAATCCTCCCTGCGGAATCGCGAGAGGTTTTCCAAACGAGCAATTCTTCAACTCTTCATTATAGAAGGCACCAATTTTGTCTCTTTTGGTCAGAATTTCTTTGAGGCGTCTTAATTGCACCAAACCAATGGCGGCGTGTGGTTCGCTCAAACGCCAGTTGTAACCCATTTTGCCGTGGGTGTTGGTGAGGAAAGAGGTTTTTCCCTGATCGCGATAGAGTTGAGCCTCTTCAAAAATTCTTTTGTCGTTTGTGATAATCATTCCGCCTTCACCGGAGGTCATGATTTTTGTGGGATAAAAAGAGAAAGCTCCCGCAACGCCGAAAGTTCCGGCGTGTTTTCCCTGATAGGTGGAACCATGGGCGTGAGCGGCGTCTTCCAAAAGCCACAATCCTTTTTTCTTACACCAGTCGGCGATTTCCGGAGTCTGATAGGAAACAAGACCGGCGATGTGCACAAGCACCACACCCACTGTTTTGGGAGTCAGTTTCTTTTCGAGTTGTTCGGGGGAAATGGCGTAAGTCTCAGGATTCATATCAACAAAAACCGGATTGCCGCCGGCGTGTACCACCGCGGCGCCCGTTGCAAAAAATGTATTGGTGGGAACCAAAACATCTTTTTCGGCAACATCCAAAACTCTTAAGGGAATTTCGATGGCCGAGGTTCCGCTGTTAACGGCGATGGCGTATTGGGCACCGGTAAACGCCGCAAATTCTTTTTCAAATTCGCGTCCCAGTGCTCCCAAGGTCAATTGACCCGTTGTAAGCATTTCGTTGATTTTTGAAGCGACCCAATTGCGATCCTCTTCCGGGAAATAAGCTTTTACCGGCGGGATATTCATTTTAGTCTGTGACATGTTCGATCTCCCTTTCCAACCTTTCAGTTGTTGTGTTCCATGACTTGATCATGAAAAGAATTCCAACAGAAATGAGGCCAACCCCCACCCATCGGATTAACGGGACTTCCTCCCCTAACAAAAATTGTGCTAAAACGGCAACAAAAATATATTCCATCGCGTGCATGGGAAGTCCCCAACTCACATCCGCCCATGAGAGGACTGCCAGCCATAAAAGAAAATAGACCAATTCCAGCAAAATCCCCGCAATAATCCACGGATTCATCAAAACACCCACAAAATAATTCCAAAGCAGAGAAATCTGCAACGTATCAAGGGGTCCAATCAAAAGCATTCCCTTGCGCAAACAGATATTCCCAAGCCCCGCCGCAATAAGAGCCAAAGAAAGTATAAGAATTGCTTTCCACATATTTTATGACGTTATTTCCAAGA encodes:
- a CDS encoding DegT/DnrJ/EryC1/StrS family aminotransferase, which produces MNIPPVKAYFPEEDRNWVASKINEMLTTGQLTLGALGREFEKEFAAFTGAQYAIAVNSGTSAIEIPLRVLDVAEKDVLVPTNTFFATGAAVVHAGGNPVFVDMNPETYAISPEQLEKKLTPKTVGVVLVHIAGLVSYQTPEIADWCKKKGLWLLEDAAHAHGSTYQGKHAGTFGVAGAFSFYPTKIMTSGEGGMIITNDKRIFEEAQLYRDQGKTSFLTNTHGKMGYNWRLSEPHAAIGLVQLRRLKEILTKRDKIGAFYNEELKNCSFGKPLAIPQGGFTNYYKYIFTPDKPFTDRAGFKKAFKEKTGVSLTGEVYELPLHKQPVFQKYATGALAIAEDLCARHICLPVFPSMTEEEAKHVVASLKEAFNNN